One region of Oxalobacteraceae bacterium OTU3CAMAD1 genomic DNA includes:
- a CDS encoding branched-chain amino acid ABC transporter permease, whose product MNFFFEVLIGGLLSGVMYALVAIGFVLIYKASGVFNFAQGAMVFFAALTCVGIMDKFGVSLWLAIPLTIVVMILLGIAIERVVLRPLVNQPEITLFMATIGLAFFIEGLAQLMWGNQVHRLELPIEDVPSEYLMENFNLLVSQFDIMAAAVCGVLVTSLALLFSKTKVGRALRAVADDHQAALAVGIPLQRIWAVLWAVAGVVALVAGLLWGARNGVQFALTFVALKALPVLILGGFTSMPGAIVGGLIIGASEKLAEVYIGPLVGGGIEGWFPYVLALMFLLVRPEGLFGEKIIRRI is encoded by the coding sequence ATCAACTTCTTCTTCGAGGTGCTGATCGGCGGCCTGCTGTCCGGTGTCATGTACGCGCTGGTGGCGATCGGCTTTGTGCTGATCTATAAGGCCTCCGGCGTGTTCAATTTCGCCCAGGGGGCGATGGTGTTCTTCGCCGCCCTGACCTGCGTCGGCATCATGGACAAATTCGGCGTGTCGCTGTGGTTGGCGATACCGCTGACCATCGTGGTGATGATACTGCTCGGGATAGCGATCGAGCGGGTGGTCCTGCGGCCGCTGGTCAACCAGCCCGAAATCACGCTGTTTATGGCCACCATCGGCTTGGCCTTCTTCATCGAGGGCTTGGCGCAGCTGATGTGGGGCAACCAAGTGCACAGGCTGGAACTACCGATCGAAGACGTGCCGTCGGAGTACCTGATGGAGAACTTCAATCTGCTGGTGTCGCAGTTCGACATCATGGCGGCGGCAGTGTGCGGTGTCCTGGTCACCTCTTTGGCGCTGCTGTTCTCCAAAACCAAGGTGGGCCGCGCGCTGCGCGCCGTCGCCGACGATCACCAAGCCGCGCTGGCGGTGGGCATTCCGCTGCAGCGCATCTGGGCGGTGCTGTGGGCGGTGGCCGGTGTGGTCGCGCTGGTGGCCGGCCTGTTGTGGGGCGCACGCAATGGCGTGCAGTTCGCGCTGACCTTCGTGGCGCTCAAAGCGCTGCCGGTGCTCATCCTGGGCGGCTTCACATCGATGCCGGGAGCGATCGTCGGCGGCCTGATTATCGGCGCGTCGGAAAAACTGGCCGAGGTGTATATCGGCCCGCTGGTCGGCGGCGGCATCGAAGGCTGGTTCCCGTACGTGCTGGCGCTGATGTTCCTGCTGGTGCGGCCGGAAGGCCTGTTCGGCGAAAAAATCATCCGCAGGATTTAA
- a CDS encoding branched-chain amino acid ABC transporter permease produces MLYREAGQFKTSYQADSQIFPILQDRVAMLALLVVAIVVVPLVASPYALSAILIPFLIFSLAALGLNILTGYAGQLSLGTAAFMAVGAFASYNFVARIPGIPVLVAFVLGGLSAAAVGIAFGLPSLRIRGFYLAASTLATQFFVIWCLTKIPYLTNYSASGVITAQKIVILGYQFDTPDRKYLLVLGVVAVMALLAKNMVRSNVGRSWMAVRDMDVAAEVIGFRLMRTKLLAFAVSSFYCGVAGALYAFAYLGTVEPEAYNLDLSFRILFMIIIGGVGSILGSFLGAAFIVLLPVLLNILAHSLSLPNSVASNLELMVFGALIIFFLIVEPHGLARLWQIGKEKLRLWPFPH; encoded by the coding sequence ATGCTCTACCGCGAAGCAGGACAATTCAAGACCAGCTATCAGGCCGACAGCCAGATCTTCCCTATCTTGCAGGACCGCGTGGCGATGCTCGCGCTGCTGGTCGTCGCCATCGTGGTGGTGCCGCTGGTGGCGTCGCCCTACGCCTTGTCGGCGATCCTGATTCCGTTTTTGATCTTTTCGCTCGCCGCGCTCGGGTTGAACATCCTGACCGGCTACGCGGGCCAGCTGTCGCTCGGCACCGCCGCCTTCATGGCGGTGGGCGCCTTCGCTTCGTATAACTTCGTCGCCCGCATTCCCGGCATTCCGGTGCTGGTGGCTTTCGTGCTCGGGGGGCTGAGCGCGGCGGCGGTCGGCATCGCCTTCGGCCTGCCGTCGCTGCGGATACGCGGCTTCTACCTGGCCGCGTCGACCCTGGCCACGCAGTTCTTCGTGATCTGGTGCCTGACCAAGATCCCCTACCTGACCAACTACAGCGCCTCCGGCGTCATCACGGCGCAGAAAATCGTCATCCTCGGCTACCAGTTCGATACGCCGGACCGCAAATACCTGCTGGTGCTCGGCGTGGTGGCCGTGATGGCGCTGCTGGCCAAGAACATGGTGCGCTCCAACGTCGGCCGCTCCTGGATGGCGGTGCGCGACATGGACGTGGCGGCGGAAGTGATCGGCTTCCGGCTGATGCGCACCAAGCTGCTGGCGTTCGCCGTCAGCTCCTTCTACTGCGGTGTGGCCGGCGCGCTGTACGCCTTCGCCTACCTGGGCACCGTGGAACCGGAGGCCTACAACCTCGATCTGTCGTTCCGCATCCTGTTCATGATCATCATCGGCGGCGTCGGCTCGATACTCGGCTCCTTCCTCGGCGCGGCCTTCATCGTGCTGCTGCCGGTGCTGCTCAATATTCTGGCACACAGCCTGTCGCTGCCGAATAGCGTGGCGTCCAATCTGGAGTTGATGGTGTTCGGCGCCTTGATCATATTTTTCCTGATCGTCGAGCCGCACGGCCTGGCGCGTTTGTGGCAAATCGGTAAAGAGAAACTGCGCCTGTGGCCTTTCCCGCACTGA
- a CDS encoding MmcQ/YjbR family DNA-binding protein, with protein MNIKQAKAFCRSLPGATEDVKWETRLVFSIGDKMFALTDVDDKADKGISFKVDDDRFLELTDRPGIIPAQYLARAKWVYIEDLKTISDAEAAELLKRSHELVLAKLTKKLQREIGGQQ; from the coding sequence ATGAATATCAAGCAAGCGAAAGCGTTTTGCCGCTCCCTGCCCGGCGCCACCGAAGACGTCAAATGGGAAACCCGGCTGGTGTTCTCCATCGGGGACAAGATGTTCGCCCTGACCGATGTCGACGACAAGGCCGACAAAGGCATCAGCTTCAAGGTGGACGACGACCGCTTCCTGGAATTGACGGACCGCCCCGGCATCATCCCCGCGCAGTACCTGGCGCGCGCCAAATGGGTCTACATCGAAGACCTGAAAACCATCAGTGACGCCGAGGCGGCGGAGCTGCTGAAACGCTCGCACGAACTGGTGCTCGCCAAACTGACCAAAAAACTGCAGCGCGAAATCGGAGGACAGCAATGA
- a CDS encoding ABC transporter ATP-binding protein encodes MTPYLSVNNVEVIYDHVILVLKGVSLQVPQGKIVALLGANGAGKSTTLKTISTLLRGERGDVTKGDVQFKGERIDQLTPNELVKRGLSQVMEGRHCFGHLTIEENLLTGAYTRSLSRAELKESLDKVYHYFPRLKERRTSQAGYTSGGEQQMCAIGRALMAKPSMILLDEPSMGIAPQIVDEIFGIVKDLNGKESVSFLLAEQNTNIALRYADFGYILENGRVVMEGAAADLASNEDVKEFYLGVSGAGRKSFRDMKFYRRRKRWLA; translated from the coding sequence ATGACGCCCTACCTCTCCGTCAACAACGTGGAAGTGATCTACGACCATGTGATCCTGGTGCTGAAAGGCGTGTCGCTACAGGTCCCGCAAGGGAAAATCGTCGCGCTGCTGGGGGCTAACGGCGCCGGCAAATCCACCACCTTGAAAACCATCTCCACCTTGTTGCGCGGAGAGCGCGGCGACGTCACCAAGGGCGACGTGCAGTTCAAGGGAGAGCGCATCGACCAGCTCACGCCCAATGAACTGGTCAAGCGCGGCCTGTCGCAGGTGATGGAGGGTCGTCACTGCTTCGGCCACTTGACCATCGAGGAAAACCTGCTGACCGGCGCGTACACGCGCAGCCTGTCGCGCGCGGAGCTCAAGGAATCGCTGGACAAGGTATACCACTACTTCCCGCGATTGAAGGAGCGCCGCACCAGCCAGGCCGGCTACACCTCCGGCGGCGAGCAGCAGATGTGCGCGATCGGCCGTGCGCTGATGGCCAAGCCGTCGATGATTTTGCTGGACGAGCCGTCGATGGGCATCGCGCCGCAAATCGTCGACGAGATATTCGGCATCGTGAAGGACTTGAACGGCAAGGAGAGCGTGTCCTTCCTGCTGGCCGAGCAAAACACCAACATCGCGCTGCGCTACGCCGATTTCGGCTACATCCTGGAAAACGGCCGCGTCGTGATGGAAGGCGCGGCCGCCGACCTGGCCAGCAATGAAGACGTCAAGGAGTTCTACCTCGGCGTGTCCGGCGCCGGCCGCAAGAGCTTCCGCGACATGAAATTTTACCGCCGCCGCAAACGCTGGCTGGCTTGA
- a CDS encoding ABC transporter substrate-binding protein, with product MKIMASFVIGAALVATIAPALAQQAAGQYVALPSYRVGPYAAGGSGFYGGIIDYFNLVNLSGGINGVKIGWEECETEYNPSRGVECYERLKTKNGGATLVEPLSTGVAYGVLDRLPTDKIPMTMIGYGRSDAANGKVFPYVFPLITSYWNQAAGMIKYLGDKNGGMDKLKGKKIVHLYHDSAFGKEPLPVLEALSKQYGFELIKIPVTPPGSEQQSQWLQIRQAKPDHVILWGWGSMNAVAIKTAQRNGFPREKMLGVWWAGSEEDTVPAGDAAKGYSAMTFNTPGNYPVMDDIRKKLYEAGKGNLADRNRIGSVYHMRGVSAAILWVEAMRTAQEKFGKGKAVTGEQMRWGLENLNVDEARQKAIGALGMLPVVKTSCDDHEGSGAVKVQQWDGKKWNAITPNWVVGDKALTRKLLEESSAAYAAEKKITPACAK from the coding sequence ATGAAAATCATGGCATCGTTTGTAATTGGCGCCGCACTTGTCGCAACCATCGCGCCCGCGCTGGCGCAGCAGGCCGCCGGACAGTACGTCGCCCTGCCCTCGTACCGCGTCGGCCCTTATGCGGCGGGCGGTTCCGGTTTTTACGGCGGCATCATCGACTACTTCAACCTGGTCAACCTGTCGGGCGGCATCAATGGCGTCAAGATCGGCTGGGAGGAATGCGAGACCGAATACAACCCGTCGCGCGGCGTCGAATGCTACGAGCGGCTGAAAACCAAGAACGGCGGCGCCACTTTGGTCGAGCCGCTGTCCACCGGCGTCGCCTATGGAGTGCTCGACCGCCTGCCGACCGACAAAATCCCGATGACGATGATCGGCTACGGCCGCTCGGACGCCGCCAACGGCAAGGTCTTCCCCTACGTTTTCCCCCTGATCACCAGCTACTGGAACCAGGCGGCCGGCATGATCAAGTACCTGGGCGACAAGAACGGCGGCATGGACAAACTCAAAGGCAAAAAAATCGTCCACCTGTACCACGACTCCGCCTTCGGCAAGGAGCCCTTGCCGGTGCTGGAGGCGCTGTCCAAACAATATGGCTTTGAACTGATCAAAATCCCCGTCACGCCGCCGGGCAGCGAGCAGCAATCGCAATGGCTGCAAATCCGCCAGGCCAAGCCGGATCACGTGATCCTGTGGGGCTGGGGTTCGATGAACGCGGTGGCGATCAAGACCGCGCAGCGCAACGGCTTCCCGCGCGAGAAGATGCTCGGCGTGTGGTGGGCTGGGTCCGAGGAAGACACCGTACCGGCCGGCGACGCCGCCAAGGGCTACAGCGCGATGACGTTCAACACCCCCGGCAATTACCCTGTGATGGACGACATCAGGAAAAAACTCTACGAAGCCGGCAAGGGCAATCTGGCCGATCGCAACCGCATCGGCTCCGTGTACCACATGCGCGGCGTCAGCGCGGCCATCCTGTGGGTGGAGGCGATGCGCACCGCGCAGGAGAAGTTCGGCAAGGGCAAAGCCGTCACCGGCGAGCAAATGCGCTGGGGCCTGGAGAACCTCAACGTCGACGAGGCGCGCCAGAAAGCCATCGGCGCGCTCGGCATGCTACCGGTGGTGAAGACGAGCTGCGACGATCACGAGGGCTCCGGCGCGGTGAAAGTCCAGCAATGGGACGGCAAAAAGTGGAACGCCATCACGCCCAACTGGGTGGTGGGCGACAAGGCGCTGACCCGCAAGCTGTTGGAAGAAAGCTCCGCAGCCTACGCGGCCGAGAAAAAAATCACCCCGGCCTGCGCAAAATGA
- a CDS encoding tetratricopeptide repeat protein, whose product MNKLRALSLSLSLSFSLLCFGPMASAQVPINDDAAALVQEGDTQLFQRKPVEAIRSYEAAMKADATSSVPLSKLANALYFLSILQNDAAKKSEWRAQSEAFAQQALKLAPRDPIAQEVLRLLSEEKPAPLHEPTEQASNLKHEGEQLFVAGKLDEAREKYLQAAQADPLYSTAWIYAGDCYFAQKKWAEAEELFRKGVTIEPLNSQGWRFLSDALAYQGKRAAAEDALLNGIAAQPSQMPNWGKLAHLRAANGTPLQPLGLVRKASALLDPATGKGTVRLDPAFSDPAEQKKPDGAVWLMVGVSEANIRLKDRQEKTTTTPFAMELAVWKAAMNVADEIAANGGGALTDPGLIAMHTLAKADQLEAGLLILRYKESYRPEFEAWKKAHPNGIRKFVDTWGLQP is encoded by the coding sequence ATGAATAAGTTGCGCGCGCTGTCGCTGTCTCTATCCTTGTCGTTCTCGCTGCTGTGCTTTGGTCCCATGGCGTCCGCGCAGGTGCCCATCAACGACGACGCCGCCGCGCTGGTGCAGGAAGGCGACACGCAGCTTTTCCAGCGCAAGCCTGTCGAGGCGATTCGCAGCTATGAGGCGGCGATGAAGGCCGATGCGACATCCTCGGTGCCGTTGTCGAAGCTGGCCAACGCGCTCTATTTTTTATCGATCCTGCAAAACGACGCCGCGAAAAAATCGGAATGGCGCGCACAGTCGGAGGCGTTCGCGCAGCAGGCGTTGAAGCTGGCGCCGCGCGATCCGATCGCGCAGGAAGTGTTGCGCTTGCTGTCCGAGGAAAAACCGGCTCCGCTGCACGAGCCGACGGAGCAGGCGTCAAACCTGAAGCACGAAGGCGAACAGCTTTTCGTCGCCGGAAAACTGGACGAGGCGCGGGAAAAATATCTTCAGGCGGCGCAGGCCGACCCGCTGTATTCCACCGCCTGGATTTACGCCGGCGATTGCTACTTCGCGCAGAAAAAATGGGCAGAGGCGGAGGAGCTGTTCCGCAAAGGCGTGACGATCGAGCCGCTCAATAGCCAGGGCTGGCGATTCTTGTCGGACGCGTTGGCGTATCAGGGCAAGCGCGCCGCCGCCGAGGACGCGCTGCTAAACGGGATCGCCGCGCAACCGAGCCAGATGCCCAACTGGGGCAAGCTGGCGCACCTGCGGGCGGCGAACGGCACGCCGCTACAGCCTTTGGGCCTGGTGCGTAAGGCCAGCGCCTTGCTTGATCCCGCTACCGGAAAGGGAACGGTAAGGCTCGATCCAGCATTCAGCGATCCCGCCGAGCAGAAGAAACCCGATGGCGCGGTGTGGCTGATGGTGGGAGTTAGCGAGGCGAATATCCGCCTCAAGGACCGTCAGGAAAAGACCACCACCACGCCGTTCGCAATGGAGCTGGCGGTTTGGAAGGCGGCCATGAACGTGGCCGACGAAATCGCGGCCAATGGCGGCGGCGCGCTCACCGATCCAGGCCTGATCGCCATGCACACACTGGCCAAGGCGGATCAGCTGGAGGCGGGCCTCCTGATATTGCGATACAAGGAATCCTACCGCCCCGAGTTCGAGGCGTGGAAGAAGGCGCATCCCAACGGTATTCGCAAATTCGTCGATACGTGGGGATTGCAGCCGTAG
- a CDS encoding hypoxanthine-guanine phosphoribosyltransferase has protein sequence MQDFHHNRARALLENAEELFNKETVDGAVTAMADTLNARFNQADSEEFPLVLGVMGGAVVFTGNLLPQLTFPLEFDYIHVSRYGDDDQGGQVVWKVVPRSNVAGRVVIVLDDILDEGETLAHVKQRLLDMGAAEVVLAVFADKAIGKPKPVKADIVGITIPNRFVVGFGMDAYGYWRNLPGLWAIQTENQ, from the coding sequence ATGCAAGACTTCCACCACAACCGCGCCCGCGCCCTGCTGGAGAACGCGGAAGAGCTGTTCAATAAAGAGACCGTCGACGGCGCCGTCACCGCGATGGCCGACACACTCAACGCCCGTTTCAACCAAGCCGACAGCGAGGAATTTCCGCTGGTGCTGGGCGTGATGGGTGGCGCGGTCGTCTTCACCGGCAACCTGCTGCCGCAGCTGACGTTCCCGCTCGAATTCGACTACATCCACGTCAGCCGCTACGGCGACGATGACCAGGGCGGACAAGTGGTGTGGAAAGTGGTGCCACGTTCGAATGTGGCCGGCCGCGTCGTCATCGTATTGGACGATATCCTGGACGAAGGCGAAACGCTGGCCCACGTCAAACAGCGTTTGCTGGACATGGGCGCGGCCGAAGTGGTGCTGGCCGTCTTCGCCGACAAGGCGATCGGCAAGCCCAAGCCGGTCAAGGCGGACATCGTCGGCATCACGATCCCGAACCGCTTCGTGGTCGGATTCGGCATGGACGCTTATGGCTACTGGCGCAATCTGCCTGGCCTGTGGGCGATCCAGACCGAGAACCAGTAA
- a CDS encoding AMP-binding protein: MTDTLDSLEVRPPEQRERELMARLPQLVARAKAAAGWSRILRDVNAADITSREALATLPVTRKSELHALQKMQPPFGGLNTTPVGQLARLYMSPGPIFDPEGKGQDWWRFGRPMYAAGVRPGGLLQNCFSYHFTPAAFMVEGGAARIGCTVIPAGSGQTEMQVQAISELRPDTYVGTPSFLKIIIEKAQEMGADISSMTKALMGAEALPESLREWFANNGVPHVLQTYASADIGSIAFETRSGDVRHPGMVLDEDVILEIVRPGSGEPVAAGEIGEVVVTVFNPDYPLIRFATGDLSAVLTGVPDSPCGRTNTRIKGWMGRADQTTKVRAMFVHPSQVHEVTRRHPEIVKARLVISGRMAQDVMTLHCEVADPGAVSDAAIVESIRELTKLRGEVRFAPIGSLPGDGKVIDDVRDYT; the protein is encoded by the coding sequence ATGACGGATACCCTGGACAGCCTGGAAGTACGCCCGCCCGAACAACGCGAGCGCGAACTGATGGCGCGCCTGCCGCAGCTGGTGGCGCGCGCGAAGGCTGCCGCCGGCTGGTCGCGCATCCTGCGGGACGTGAACGCGGCCGACATCACCAGCCGCGAGGCATTGGCGACTTTGCCGGTGACGCGCAAATCCGAACTGCACGCGCTGCAGAAGATGCAGCCTCCGTTCGGCGGCCTGAATACGACGCCGGTCGGACAATTGGCGCGCCTGTACATGTCGCCCGGCCCGATCTTCGACCCCGAAGGCAAGGGCCAGGACTGGTGGCGCTTCGGCCGCCCCATGTACGCGGCCGGTGTGCGTCCCGGCGGCCTGCTGCAAAACTGCTTCTCCTACCATTTCACGCCGGCGGCTTTCATGGTCGAAGGCGGCGCCGCGCGCATCGGCTGCACCGTCATCCCGGCGGGCAGCGGCCAGACCGAGATGCAGGTGCAGGCGATCAGCGAACTGCGGCCGGACACCTATGTAGGCACGCCCTCCTTCCTGAAGATCATCATCGAGAAGGCGCAGGAAATGGGGGCCGACATCAGCAGCATGACCAAGGCGCTGATGGGCGCCGAGGCGCTGCCCGAATCGCTGCGCGAGTGGTTCGCCAACAACGGCGTGCCGCATGTGCTGCAAACCTACGCCTCCGCCGATATCGGCAGCATCGCTTTCGAGACGCGCAGCGGCGACGTGCGCCATCCCGGCATGGTGCTCGATGAAGACGTGATCCTGGAAATCGTCCGTCCCGGCAGCGGCGAGCCGGTGGCCGCAGGTGAAATCGGGGAGGTGGTGGTCACCGTTTTCAATCCCGACTATCCGCTGATCCGCTTCGCCACCGGCGACCTGTCGGCGGTGTTGACCGGCGTGCCAGATTCGCCGTGCGGCCGCACCAACACCCGCATCAAGGGCTGGATGGGCCGCGCCGACCAGACCACCAAGGTGCGCGCGATGTTCGTCCACCCGTCGCAGGTGCATGAGGTGACGCGCCGCCATCCGGAAATCGTCAAGGCGCGGCTGGTGATCTCCGGCCGCATGGCGCAGGACGTGATGACCTTGCACTGCGAGGTGGCCGATCCCGGCGCCGTCAGCGACGCAGCCATCGTCGAATCGATCCGCGAGCTCACCAAACTGCGTGGCGAGGTGCGTTTCGCCCCCATCGGCAGCCTGCCCGGCGACGGCAAAGTGATCGACGACGTACGGGATTACACGTAG